The Euphorbia lathyris chromosome 3, ddEupLath1.1, whole genome shotgun sequence genome contains a region encoding:
- the LOC136221778 gene encoding dof zinc finger protein DOF3.1-like — protein MQDPSAFSPMKPQFPEQEHLKCPRCDSPNTKFCYYNNYNLSQPRHFCKNCRRYWTKGGALRNIPVGGGTRKNKRSSNSKRANSDPNSEPGRITLRQPEASSSSTSTSTTSATSASQLVANGGNSNLGDPTRMYGLEPDQDRKVLLDMGGSFSSLLASNGQFGNIFEGLNPNGSGLKMVDMGGFGEDLNSSINAGSGQDVQGGGSGGGGGGGGGENYLQSGDWGNSNGWPDLSIYTPGSSFQ, from the coding sequence ATGCAGGATCCGTCGGCATTTTCTCCGATGAAGCCCCAATTCCCGGAGCAAGAACACCTCAAGTGTCCCCGCTGTGATTCCCCCAACACCAAATTCTGCTACTACAACAACTATAATCTCTCTCAGCCTCGTCATTTCTGCAAAAACTGCCGGAGATACTGGACAAAAGGCGGAGCTTTGAGAAATATCCCCGTCGGCGGTGGAACCCGGAAGAACAAACGTTCTTCAAACTCTAAACGCGCAAATTCCGATCCCAACTCCGAGCCGGGAAGGATCACTCTCCGGCAACCGGAAGCATCATCTTCATCTACATCAACATCAACTACATCTGCAACATCGGCATCACAATTGGTCGCTAATGGTGGAAATTCGAATTTGGGTGACCCGACCCGAATGTACGGTTTAGAACCGGATCAGGATCGGAAGGTGTTATTGGATATGGGTGGGAGTTTCAGCTCGCTCTTGGCATCAAATGGGCAATTTGGGAATATTTTTGAGGGTTTGAACCCGAATGGTTCGGGTCTAAAAATGGTGGATATGGGTGGGTTCGGTGAGGACTTGAATTCAAGTATAAATGCTGGTTCGGGTCAAGATGTTCAAGGTGGTGGTAGCGGCGGAGGAGGCGGTGGTGGTGGTGGAGAGAACTACTTGCAAAGTGGTGATTGGGGAAACAGTAATGGGTGGCCTGATCTTTCTATTTACACTCCAGGTTCTAGTTTCCAATAG